The Rubrobacter tropicus nucleotide sequence CTTCTTTATCTGAGCCTTACGGCCGGGGGTGAGCCGGGTATCGGGAAAGAAGAACTTGGCCTGCCATCCCCACTGCGTCTCGTCGGGGAAGGTTGCGTAGAACTCGACGCCGTCCCCACCGCCGCTGTCGTCCACGGAGACGAACCGCGCCTCGGAGCCGTAGACTCCCTTCTCCACCTGATAGCACAATTCCTCGAACCTTCCGGTCTTGTCGCGCTGCCCGGGTTCGAGCCTAGACCAGTCGATCATCCAGAGGCTCTCTTCGCCGATAACTGCAACGACTCACCGGGGCTTCGCAAGTTGTTCACCGTTCCACGCCACTCTCGTGGCCGTCATTACCGGGGTACCCATACAAAGTGGATCTCCGGAGAAAACTTCAGCGTCGCCCTGAACTCGGGACGGTCCGCCTTACGCGACGAGACCTGCTCCTCGAAGAACCGCTTGCAGCACAACACCTCGAGGTCCCTGCGTTGGATCTCCATATTTCAGTCTTTCTTATCGACCTTGAAGTAACTGGTCCTCACAGGCCTATTGTCCTAGAAACCTTACTGTGTGTACATATGGAGACTCTGGAGACGAGTTCCGGCATCGAGCGTAACGTAGACAGTACCGCCCTGGCCAACTCCCGTGTTGATCAACTCTGCCAGTGCCAGGTCGGGCCGAAGCTTTTCGACATACGTTCATAGAATTCGACCCTAACCCCATGCGTATCGATAGGGGTCCACTGGAGTCTAGCGAAAACATCGAAAACTGAAAGTCCCGTAGAATGGGGCCCAAGCGGGGCTGCCGGATCTGAATTCGAACCAGGACTAAGTGATCCAGAGTCGGGCGTAACCACCGTCATCGGCCTAGATGCCGTCAGGTATATTTATGCTTGTTTGCAGGTAATTTGCGATGCGCCCGATCGGGGCGTGTAGCTTCCTATGGAGGCATTTGACCATAACTCGACCATAACCGGGTAAACAAACCTCGCCACGGCCGACGGGCTCTGTCGCTTTCCTGGTGAACAGGACTTACCGTTGGGCTCCGTCGAGCCAAGTAAGGAGAAGCGCCGCCATGAGGACCGTGATCGCGACCCACGAACTGCTCCCCGAAGGCCTGCGACTCGAAAACCTCCGCATCGAGACCGGACACGTGAGCATCTCGGTGTCCTCCGGGTCGAGGAGATGCGTCTGTCCGCTCTGCGAGCGCGACTCGTCCCGGGTACACACAGTCGCTATTCACGTACGGTCTCGGACCTGCCCTGGCACGGCATCTCCGTGACGCTGCGGGTCCGCGCGCGGCGCTTGTTCTGCGACGAGGCCCCGTGCGAGAGGAGGATCTTCTGCGAGAGGCTGCCGGACGTCGCCGCCCGTGCCCGAAAGACCGGCCGTTTGGAAGGGGCGCTGCTGGCGATCGTCTTGGAACTGGGAGGCAGGGCAGGAGCCAGGCTGGCCGCGGAGCTCGGCCTCGTGGTCGGCCGAGACGCCCTGCTCCGAAGGGCGAAGAGCGCGCCGCTACAGGACCCGGGTAAGGTGCGGGTGCTGGGCGTGGACGACTTCGCGTTCCGTCGCGGCGCCCGCTACGGGACGATCCTGGTGGACCTCGAACGCCGCAGGGCGGCGGATCTGCTCCCCGAGCGATCCCAAGAAAGCCTCGTTGCCCGGTTGGGGCGGCACCCCGAGGTGGAGACCGCCGCCCGCGACCGCTCGAACATCTACCGCGAGGCCCTGGCCAAGGGCGCCCCCGAGGCCATCCAGATCGCCGACCGCTGGCACCTTATGCACAACCTGGCCCAGACGCTGGAGGAGTTCCTGCTCCGGAAGGGACCCGCGCTGCGCGCGGCTGCCTCGCCCGAGGCGGCCCCAGAAGACAGGAGCGACAGGTCCTTCGCTTCGGGACCCATCATGCCCAACCGACCGAGGAACCACGACCGCAAGATAGAAGAAGCCGCCAGGAGGCGCCACGAGCGGCTGGTCCGCCAATGGGAGGACATCCGCCGCCTTTACCTGGCAGGCGCGGACCTCCGCCACATCTGCCGGGTGCTCGGCGTAAGCGCCAGGACCGTCTACCGCTGCAAGGACCTCACGGAGCCCCCGCCGCGCAGGTCGCACGGACGCAGGAAGAGCGTCATCGACCCCTACGTGCCGTACCTCCTCGAGCGGTGGGGCGAAGGGTGCAGGAACGGCTAGCGGCTGTTCCGGGAGATCCGCGAGCGGGGTTACCGAAACAGCCAGGAGACCTGCGCTAGGTTCATAGCCCAGATAAGGCGCGCCGAGGCGAAAGGCAAACCGCCGTCCTCGGTGCCGCGGGCGAGGAGGGGCTCCGTGGCCGGGTTCTCCCCGACCACCAAGAACGTCGCCGCGCTGTTCGTGCGAAGGCAAGAGAAGCTCAGCGAGGAGCAGGAGGGGTACCTGGAAAGGCTGTGCGCCTCCGACCAGGCGCTCGCCGACGCCCGCAGGCTGGCGCAGGACTTCGCGGTGATGGTCCGCGACCTCGAGGGCGAGAGGCTCGACGGGTGGCTCCAAGAGGCCGACAGAGCCGGCCGACGCTACACATATCCGTCACCGGACTGGCAGTAACAGGGCGAGCGCCGAAGAACAGCTCTCGGGTAGCCCCTGACCGCCGGATGTGGCATGGTTCTTCTCCCAGGACCGACACGCAGGTCCACCGCGGGAGGGGCGGAGTATGGGCGAACGGACACGCCGACGGCGCGTCGAGCCGACCGACGACTGGGAACAGCTGGAGCTACTCTGCCGTTGGCCGGAGCAGTTGGCCTACGAGGAGCTCAGGCCTCTGGTTCTGTTCGGCATGCCCGTCGCCGAACGAGCCGCGGAGACGGGTTCCTCGCAGAGGACCTTGTACCGTAGGGTTTCTCGGTTCCGGTCGGAAGGCATGGACTCGCTTTTCGCCGCGGGAGGCGCGAAGCGGCGCTCCCTGCCGCCCGCGATGCGCCGCCTTATCGTGGACCTCAAGGCCGAGCACCCGCCCATGCGCCCCCACGAGATCTCGACCGTCTGCTACGTTCGGTTCGGCAGGAGGCCGGACTACCGAACGGTCGAGCGGGTCCTCGCCGAGGAGCCGATCCCCCTGCGCATGGTCCGCCGTTTCCCGCTTTACCGCGAGATGGGTGAACCCCGCGAGAGGCGGACGGCGGTGGTGAGGCTGCACGCCGAAGGCTGGAACGTGAAGAGCATCGCCTCATACTTTGGGACCGCCCGCTCCACGGTTTACCGGGCGTTCCGGCGCTGGATAGAGGAGGGCGTGGAGGGCCTCGACGACAGGCCCAACACCGGTGGGGGCGCGAGGAAAACCGACCTGAGGGCCTATGCTGCCGTGAAGAGCCTGCAGGAGAACCCCCACCTCGGCGAGTTCCGTGTCCACGCCGCGCTGGCGCAGGTGGGCATCTACCTCAGCCCCCGCACCTGCGGCAGGATCTTCTTGGCGGTAAACCGAAAACTCTACGGCCTGGAGAAGCCTAAGGGACCGGCCAAGGAGAAGAGGGAGATGCCCTTCCTGGCCGGGAGGCGCCACCAGTGGTGGACGGCGGACGTGCGCTACATACAGGACCACAAACTGGGCGGGGGCACGGTCTACGTGATCTCCGTCCTGGACAATTACAGCAGGGCGATCCTGGCAAGCTCCGTCTCGCGTGCCCAGGACCAGGCCGCCTTCCTGTGCGTTCTCCACCGGGCCGTGGAGGAGCACGGCTCCCCGGAGGCGCTCGTCACGGACGGCGGCGGGATCTTCCGCGCCAAGAGGGCCCTCGCAGTTTACGAAGCTCTGGGCGTCCGCAAGGAGGAGATCGAGAGGCGCCAGCCTTGGCAATCGTTCCATGAGAAGGCACTATCTTGTCAAGTGGCCGACGTGGCGGCCTGAGCGCTGGGGCGTGTCGTTGTTCGCCGTCGCCGCGTTTCCATCCGCAGTCCCTTCGGCCTCGTTTCTGTGGGCCGGCTGCACTATGGGGTCCGTCCGAGGGCCGGCGCTCGCCTAAGGAGGTGCTCTCGTGGGTCCCGGGGGCGGGCCACCGGAGG carries:
- a CDS encoding recombinase family protein, whose translation is MEIQRRDLEVLCCKRFFEEQVSSRKADRPEFRATLKFSPEIHFVWVPR
- a CDS encoding ISL3 family transposase, producing the protein MRLSALRARLVPGTHSRYSRTVSDLPWHGISVTLRVRARRLFCDEAPCERRIFCERLPDVAARARKTGRLEGALLAIVLELGGRAGARLAAELGLVVGRDALLRRAKSAPLQDPGKVRVLGVDDFAFRRGARYGTILVDLERRRAADLLPERSQESLVARLGRHPEVETAARDRSNIYREALAKGAPEAIQIADRWHLMHNLAQTLEEFLLRKGPALRAAASPEAAPEDRSDRSFASGPIMPNRPRNHDRKIEEAARRRHERLVRQWEDIRRLYLAGADLRHICRVLGVSARTVYRCKDLTEPPPRRSHGRRKSVIDPYVPYLLERWGEGCRNG
- a CDS encoding transposase encodes the protein MAGFSPTTKNVAALFVRRQEKLSEEQEGYLERLCASDQALADARRLAQDFAVMVRDLEGERLDGWLQEADRAGRRYTYPSPDWQ
- a CDS encoding helix-turn-helix domain-containing protein; amino-acid sequence: MGERTRRRRVEPTDDWEQLELLCRWPEQLAYEELRPLVLFGMPVAERAAETGSSQRTLYRRVSRFRSEGMDSLFAAGGAKRRSLPPAMRRLIVDLKAEHPPMRPHEISTVCYVRFGRRPDYRTVERVLAEEPIPLRMVRRFPLYREMGEPRERRTAVVRLHAEGWNVKSIASYFGTARSTVYRAFRRWIEEGVEGLDDRPNTGGGARKTDLRAYAAVKSLQENPHLGEFRVHAALAQVGIYLSPRTCGRIFLAVNRKLYGLEKPKGPAKEKREMPFLAGRRHQWWTADVRYIQDHKLGGGTVYVISVLDNYSRAILASSVSRAQDQAAFLCVLHRAVEEHGSPEALVTDGGGIFRAKRALAVYEALGVRKEEIERRQPWQSFHEKALSCQVADVAA